A window from Enterococcus mediterraneensis encodes these proteins:
- a CDS encoding ParA family protein — MESKRAQTFVIGNFKGGVGKSTTVQMVGFESAAVKERKTLIIDLDPQGNTSDVMQLTAENFQEEGIEFSKTIWDAVQGAPIDECIYPIMPNLDLIPANILFSEFPDYLIQRFEGNKLEQFKYFAGLIEPLKEIYDVIYIDVPPTISTYSNCAMYAAEYVIIILQTQVKSLKGAQSYIDYMNFFVETYDTDLEIVGIIPFMMQKRDAVDQEVYQQAKELYGYHLLNTVVLNQSRLKRYDGTGITLDVYKNGNLDIWDAKAHAVFIDILNELDNHIEWLNGDQAETE; from the coding sequence ATGGAATCCAAACGAGCACAAACATTTGTCATTGGTAACTTTAAAGGCGGTGTAGGTAAATCAACAACTGTTCAAATGGTTGGATTTGAAAGCGCTGCTGTTAAAGAACGTAAAACACTGATCATCGATTTAGATCCTCAAGGAAATACCAGTGATGTTATGCAACTGACCGCAGAAAATTTCCAAGAAGAAGGAATCGAATTTTCAAAAACAATTTGGGATGCCGTACAAGGGGCACCAATCGATGAATGTATCTATCCGATCATGCCAAATCTGGATTTGATCCCGGCAAATATCTTATTCAGCGAATTCCCAGATTATTTGATCCAACGTTTTGAAGGAAACAAACTAGAACAATTCAAGTATTTTGCAGGTTTGATCGAGCCTCTGAAAGAGATCTATGATGTCATTTATATTGATGTACCGCCAACAATCTCTACTTATAGTAACTGTGCGATGTATGCGGCAGAATACGTGATCATTATCTTGCAAACCCAAGTGAAATCACTTAAAGGAGCACAATCATATATCGATTATATGAACTTTTTTGTAGAAACCTATGATACTGATCTTGAAATCGTAGGAATCATTCCATTCATGATGCAAAAAAGAGATGCTGTGGACCAAGAAGTGTATCAACAAGCCAAAGAATTATATGGATACCATCTTTTAAATACCGTTGTTTTGAACCAAAGTCGTTTAAAACGCTACGATGGGACCGGAATAACACTAGATGTCTACAAAAACGGCAATCTTGATATCTGGGATGCAAAAGCACACGCTGTTTTCATCGATATACTCAACGAATTGGACAATCATATCGAGTGGTTGAACGGCGATCAAGCAGAAACCGAGTAG